The Chitinivibrio alkaliphilus ACht1 genomic sequence CGACCTTATTACTTCCCTAAAAGGTCGATTCAACAGTCCCAGAAGGTCATTTTTGTTGTTAATGACCTCGGAGTCAATAATCTCTTCCGATTCAGATGGAGAATCATAATCATAATCGGTTTCATCCTCGCCGTCTTCTTCATCCTCACCACCATCCCAGTCTTTCAAAAGATCCCAGGCAGTTAAGTTCGACAATGACGGGATTATTCCGATTGATGATCTGACAAGTTTATCAATTTCCTTTTCTGTTAACTTTCTTCCTAGAGACAAATCTTCTTTAATAAAGAAGACGTCCCCATTTTCCATTGTTTTTGTTCCAGGAAATGGTACCCTGGAATTAGTACTTTTAAAAATCATCATGGACTCCTTTGTTAAAATATAAATACACTAAATACACTATATTATATATATTTAAAACCTTAGTTTGAGGATATAAAATAGGGCTTTTTTTTATTATCATATCTGATATAAAACATATTAATAGTATAAATATAAATAAAAAGGAGAATTACGTGGTTGATAAAGAAAAGGTTGTTAAAGAGAGAATATATAGAGACTATATACTTGAGCATAAGAAATTAGTTGAACATTGGCTTCGAAACTATAGTGGTGGAGTTCATTAAACAGCATTTTCGTTATTCTAAGTTTCTCATGTCTCTTCAGCTCACTTTTTTAGTGGTCTTCTTTTTCCAATATATATCCTCAGGATATTGATACTCAAGAGAAGAGTGTCTTCTTTGAGTATTATAATAGTCACAAAACTCCTTCACATCATTCCTTAGCTTTATAAGAGAATCATACTCATTAATATATATATTCTCTTGTTTTATGGTTCTCCAAAATCGTTCAATATAGACGTTGTCTAATGCTCTTCCTTTCCCATCCATACTGATTTTTATCCCCTTCTGTTTTAGGAGGGAAGTGAACTCATTACTTGTGTATTGGCTGCCTTGATCTGTATTAAATATCTCAGGTTTTCCATACTTATTAAGAGCTTCCTCCACAACCTCTATACAAAAACTGGTATCCATAGTATTGGATATTCTCCATGAGAGAATCTTTCTACTATACCAGTCTATTACAGCTGTTAGGTAGGCAAAACCATGCTCCATAGGGATATAGCTTATGTCAGTACTCCATACCTGATCAACATGAGTTATCTCCACTCCTCTTAAAAGGTAAGGATACTTCTTATGCCCTTTATCAGCTACTGTTGTATGTTTTTGAGGATACAAAGCCTCAATATTCATCACTTTCATAAGAGTCCGTATTTTAGCTCGACCAACCTGAATGCCATGAGTTTGACGTATCTCCTGACTCAGACGACGAGTACCCATAGTGGGATTAATAGTATAGTACATATCTATAAGCTTCATTATTGCCAAATCACCATCACTCATACCCCGAGGTTTATAGTAGTAACGGGAACGAGGAAACTCAAGAAGAGTACACTGCTTATTCACTGAAAAAGAAGACTTTGGATCAATGAATTCCTCTTTCACAGAAGGTTCAATTTCTGACAGTTTTTTTTTAAAAAAGAGACCTCTAAAGTCTTTTCGCCTAAGAGATGAGTCAACTCATTATTCTGTTGACGAAGCTCTTTTACTTCACTTTGAGCCTGCTTGTCACCATCAAAAGCTGAAGTGGCATTAGCTAGAAATTCTCGTTTCCAAGTATGTATCTGATTAGCATGAACACCAAATTCACTGGCTAACCCTGGCATTGTTTTATCATTACGAAGAGCTGCAAGAGCTACTTTTACCTTAAAGGAACTACTGTGTTTTTTTCGATTTCCCATGATCTTAATCTCCTTGACTTACTTTAATCTAAAATATTTGCAATCAAAGAAACTTAAAAAATTGTAAAAGCTGTCTCAATTTAGCCGACCACTATAATTTTTCAAGATCTATTATAATATTGCTCTCTATAAAAAATTCTGTTTTTGTATCACCCTTTACCAAGAGATTATCAGCAAATATACATTCTAAAAACAACACGAATTGACGGTTTGTCACCGGTTTACAGCAAATACCTTCGACTTCTTCGACTTTATGGCTCCTCTCCCCAAAGAAAAAACAACTTGAAAAAAGATTTAAATCAACTTTTTCCCATTTTACATAAGAAAAGTTGTAAATATCATCAAAAATGGATTTTGCATCTATATCATGTATGGAAAACAGCCAGGAAAAGGCATTGTATATTTCCCTATAGCAGCAGTATATCAATCATCACACATAGATTTTTGTTTTCATCTTTATTTTTCACTGTTTCTGCAATTTTTTTGAGGACTGATTTTTCATCTTCCGAAAATGAAAAAGTTTCATACATGGTATTAATAAACTTTTTTTCATTTTCATGGAGAGTCCCATCTTTTTCAGCAAGCATCATACAGTCAACAACAAAAGTCTTTTTCATAAGGGGATCAGCGTTTATCTCGCCAAGCATTTCTTTAACCACATCAGGATTGGGATTTTCAGCAAATTCAACCATTTCATTGATTATATCATCACCCATATCAAAGGCTTGAATAAGATTTGAAATATACTCTTTCTCTTTTTCGTCTATTTCATCATCTACACTCATAAGAAGCGCAAGACCGTTAAGATAGAAATGTTTCATTGTGAGATCTGCTTTTAATAAAGGATGTTTTTCTGCAAGAATGTTAATCTCTGGCTGATTTTTAATTGTGCCCATTTCTATTTGAAGCATGTTTAAATTTTCATTCATTATTTACTCCTAATATTAATATGTTACCGTTCCCTGTTTCAATATCGTAAAAAAATCTTTGTCAGGATATCCATCAATAACCATGTCAATTGAAATACCGTTATGCTTAAGAGCATTAAGTATTTCATTATATGATTTTTTACCGATACCTCTAATTATTTTCAGTTCGTTTTTGCTTTTTATGAGATCTCCGAGCAGAAAAAAGTTATGTCTCTTCAGTATTCTCTTTACTCTCCTCGATAAAGGCAGTTGAACAATTTCCTTGTATAATTTTATGTTAATACACACTGTTTCATGATATTCAATGAGTGCATCACTCTTTACTCCGGCTCTTTCAGCCCATGAACGAACCGTTTTAAATTGTTTTTTTCTGAGACAATTATGAATGTCGAAGAGTTTCTTTTTTTGGATTTTATTCATTTTTAACAGCCGAAAAAAATCTTCTATAATCTGGATTTCATTTTCATGAATATATTCATCTATGTAGGCAACAGTAATAGCTTCAAGCATGAAATAATATCTGTTATTGAGATTTTCTTCCAATAAAAAAGAGGCAACTTCCTCAGATATATGGTCAGGATCATTTTCTACAGTACAAAGAATGTTTTGCAACTCTTTCAACGAGATTTCGAGGGTGTTCAACAGCACCGCAATATATGCTTTCTCCTTTTCGTGAAACTTCTTATCCGCCATTGCAACAATCACCATGCCATAAATATAAAGCAGTTTCTTTTCAAGACCTTTTCTTTTGAAAGGGTGGTTTTTCAGAGACAAAGCTGTTATTCCGGTAGCAAGTGATTCAAGTATTTGTTTCATTGTATGCTCCTTGTTATGTGGTGTACACAACACAGCTGTGTTTTTCCACATACTGGACGAAAACTTCATCTCCCGGCGAAAACATTTCTTTTGCTGCAATACCGGATTTTTTTGTATTTCTGTCGGTGATACAAGTGCCTCTGAGTGATCTTCAATTTTAATACCAACGCCGACTGCACTCACTTTTTTAACAATTCCTTTCATTTTCTTCAAATCTTTCTGTTTTCCCAGTTTTTCCTTGTTATTACAGCTGAACATTGCCTCAAAACGATAGGTTTTTACTTCATTACCACCTCCCTTTTTGCGGCGTGTTTTGTTTGTTGTATCAGCGGTCACTTTTAAATCCAGCTCTTTAAAAAGTGCTTCCATCTTTTCAAGAACCTGATCTTTGAGTTTTTTAATCTCTTTTTCGCTTTCCTGCAGCTTTCTTATGTCCCTTTTCTGTTTTCTCGCAACATCCCTGAGAGTCTGCTGATATGTATCTTCCATTTTCATATCAACACTACCTTTATTCATGACGGTTCTGCTCATTCTCAGCGTTTCAATTTCAGTTTTATGGTAACTGATAAACTCATCAAGGATTTCGTTGATTCTTCGTATAAGTTCTGTGCCCGGTGTTACTCTGTTTATTTTTTTAAAAAATCCCTGAGAACGGTTTTACTTTCAGAATATTCAATGTTTTTTGATGATGAAAAGCCAATCACATCGTATGTTGGAATTCCATTTTTCTTAAGGTCTTTTCTGGCAGTCTCAACAACTTTTTTTACTTCACTTTCAATTTTTTTATCCGCCTTGTTCATAACGACAAGCACTTCCAGTTCGTAGTCAAGCCCCAGGATAAAATTAATATCAGGCTCCGGAATGGTTCCATTTTGAATATCTACAAGCCAGATAAGATAATCAGCAGTTCTCAGATGTTCTTTTGCAATATGCTCATCGGTATTATTGTTCCTCTGAATAACATCATCCGCTTTGCTGTATCCGGGAGTGTCAAGAAAAGTGATGTTTGTATAGGGTATACTGGTCCGTTCTACAGATATTCTTTTTAGAATGTGGCTGAATGTAACATTGTATGCTGCATTGAATGCATGAGAAATAGCATGAAGTGCCTCCTCGTCAATTTCTGTTCGATGCTGAAACTGATTCAGGGCAAAAACAGCATTCTCTTCACCGTTGAGTATATAAGTCGGAATTGCCGTTGTCGGAGATGTATCGGTTGGCAAAAGATTTTTCTCATCAAGCAGTGCATTGAGGAAGCGGGATTTTCCCGCACTGAATCCTCCACCAACAGCTACAGTAAAAGTATTTTCAAGAACGGGGAAATTGACCACATCAACAAGATCTTCATACACTTTCTGAAGATCGGAGTAAATTTTTGCACTCCTCGGGCAGTCGTTATTCATTGCCAGCTCGAGAAACTCCTTATCAACCATATTTTCAAGGTCTCTTAGTATTTCTTCGCTCTCTGCAGAAACATCACTTTCAGCAGATATGAGTTGAGCAAGAAGATTAAACCCGTCGTCATTATTTTCAAGATAACGGTTTTTCGGTATTGTTTTCTCTTTTTTGGGCATATTTTTGAATGCATCATGTCCCATTATATCTCTCCGTATCCAAGTTGTTTCAGTTCATTTTTCCAGCTTATTTGTTTCTTTTCAAACTCATGTTTTGTTGTTTCAACAGATTTTTTCATTTCAACAAGTTCCTCCTCTTTTTCAAGAATCATCTGTTCGTGTTGCCTGCCGGCCTCAGATATAAGATGCTGTGCCTGTCGCTCCATCTCTGTTGCAGCAATATTTCTGACACTTTGCAGTGCAAGCTGATGTGCAGCCGCTTTATTTCTGCTCTCGTCTTCACGATCTTTTTTACCGGCAAATAAACCTATAACACCACCAACTAATCCACCAATTATTCCTCCAACCGGGCCACCAACCATAAAACCAATACCGGCACCGGCTGCACCTACCGTAATTGTAGCAGATTTTGAGCCTGAAGGCTCACTGGTTATTGCGGGAAGAGTTTCTGGGCTTCCTCCATATTGTTTGAGGTTGTCACGAGCTTCTCCAAGAGCAATATCAAGTTCCTGAGCAGCCTTATTTCTTATTTCTTCAATTTTTCTTATGAGTATCGGGCGAATAAGCGAGGTTATTGTACTTTCAATAGACCCGCTGCTGTAAGCTGCTTCTATTGAATGCAAATTTGCGTTCACTACTTTTGTTGCCTCTTCAATAATTTCATTTGAGCCATCTTCAACCATTTCTCTGCTTACTTTTTCACAAACAGATGCAAATTTACGCTTCATTTTTACTTTTTCATGGGTAAGAGTTTCAATATCTGCTTCAATTTTTTTAGCCGGAAGATTACCAGTATTAATAAGAGCTTTCAGCTTATTTGCAATATCTCTTTGTAGTTGCTCAATTTCTTCAGAAAATCTCCGTTTTACAAGATCATCCATCGTATCATTTATATCTCCGATTATTTTTTCAAAGTCATTGATATCTTTATGCTTTCTGTCAGATTCAACTACTCCGACAAAAACAGGATCTAAAAGACGCTTTTCCATTTCTTTTGAAAATTCTTTCTGTATTTTGTTGATATTATGTGTCATGTATTTTCGAGAAAGAATAAAAGAAGGAAGAGGCACATTATATGAATCAAGTTCATCTATAAAGTGCAGCAATGAGGCGTTGAAAGCATCTGCCGGTGCGGCAACCGCAATAAAAAAGCTGCTGTTTTTTGCATAGTTACCGACCGCTTTTGTGTGTGCCTGTGTATTTGAGTCGATACCCGGCATATCAACAATTACAATATCTTTCCAGAGTTTCAATCTCGGATTGTTAAGATAAAGCTCAACAAACTCTATCTGTTTACATTCTTCCGGATCTTTTGGTATTTCAGCAACTTCACAGGTTTTTTCTTCTCCTTCACTATAATGGAGAACTGCTTTTTCCTCTATACCGTAATGAAGTTCAGTTGCAAGGGCTGTTGTTGGAGCGGTATCTACACCGAGAACATCTCTGTTAAGCCATGCATTGAGAAGTTTTGACTTCCCGGCACTGAAACGGCCGATCAGGGGAACTTTTGCTTTAAAACTCTGAATATCTTGAGCAGTTTTTTGTATTCTTTCCACAGTTTTATCAAAATTGTTTTCTCTACAGATTTTTTCAAGATTTTTAAGGATTCCTAAATAGCCCTTCTTCTTTGTTTCTTTTTGATCTTTGTTAAAATAAGCAATCATCTCTGTCACATAGTCCACTGCAGGAACAGAAGCTAAGATATCTGAACCGTATTCTTTCTGCATGACCTCTGCTACTTTTTCAATCGACTTGTGACCGTCCATATACTCCTGAACTCCGGAAAGAACAGGGAAAAAGATACGATCCTGGTTATTCATAGGAAAATATTTATTGTTACTGCTGAATAAAGCATCATTTTTATGTTCATGTATATAAGAAATATGAACAGCAGGACTGATAAGGTCCCGGTCAATAATTTCCATTTCACGCAGTGCAGAACGAAAATAAGGAAGCGGTATTTCTTTTTTCAGTTCTGGTAGATCTGCAGCGTATGATTCCACAAAATAATGAACTTTTTCAACAATGCTTTTACCTCTGCTGTTGTCAGAAAGAGAGCCTCTCCAGATTTGTATCTCTTTAAAACCCTCAAGAGATTTTACTCGGTCAGATACTTTTTCGATTTTATCATTCAGAGCTAAGATAGCTTTTCCCGTAATCTCCCGCATCTTCTGTAATGCCTGATTCTGCAGTCTCTGTTTCCCATACAGGTTATTTACATGAGACATGGTCAGATTTATTTTATTTCCCAGCCCGACCATAGCCTCAAGGGTAAGAGCACTCCTTTCAGAGAGTTTCTGAATCATTTTCTGATTTGCATAAATAGCCCGGTGAAAATCAGCATTTATCCCTCCCTGGATTTTCTGGTTTTTACCTGTGAGGTTATTCCATATTCTTTTCCAGAACCCTTGATTGTAAAGAAGTCGTATTTTTCCGGGCGTTGCCGCAAGGGTAGTGATTCCGTTAAAAGCTTCTTTTATAAGCTCATCAGAATTATCTTTCATTTCATCAATCAAAGTGTCAACAGCATCTTCAATGATTGCCTTTTCACCGTCTGAAATCTGTTTCTCAATAACCTCTGATACATCCCCGACACTGAGTGGGGCTGGTTCAATATATCCACCAGTCCATTCAGCAATGGTAAATTCCAAAGAATTCATCTGTTCATTTTCCGTTATCAGTTTTTCGGGAAAGGCGTTACGAATCATTTTATTTTGAGAAATAAGTGTTTTAAATGAATTGTGCTGGTCACCAATGAGTTCAGCATTATGGGTGAATCGTTTTTCAGAAAGCATAAAATCATACAGATCCTGAAGAACTTTCATTGTCTCAGTATATCCTGCCTGTATAAGCTTATCTGCTTTTTCTGGAGTAAAATTCATTGTTCCATCAATAAGCCCACCCACATTTTCACTGGGAACAATATTCCAGATCCTTTTATTTCCCGCCTGCTGTCTACTTCTTTCCGTATTTGCATCATTTGCAAGATGCACCACAAAAACAAATTCAGGATTGTATTC encodes the following:
- a CDS encoding IS3 family transposase, coding for MKEEFIDPKSSFSVNKQCTLLEFPRSRYYYKPRGMSDGDLAIMKLIDMYYTINPTMGTRRLSQEIRQTHGIQVGRAKIRTLMKVMNIEALYPQKHTTVADKGHKKYPYLLRGVEITHVDQVWSTDISYIPMEHGFAYLTAVIDWYSRKILSWRISNTMDTSFCIEVVEEALNKYGKPEIFNTDQGSQYTSNEFTSLLKQKGIKISMDGKGRALDNVYIERFWRTIKQENIYINEYDSLIKLRNDVKEFCDYYNTQRRHSSLEYQYPEDIYWKKKTTKKVS
- a CDS encoding transposase gives rise to the protein MGNRKKHSSSFKVKVALAALRNDKTMPGLASEFGVHANQIHTWKREFLANATSAFDGDKQAQSEVKELRQQNNELTHLLGEKTLEVSFLKKNCQKLNLL
- a CDS encoding TerB family tellurite resistance protein, whose product is MNENLNMLQIEMGTIKNQPEINILAEKHPLLKADLTMKHFYLNGLALLMSVDDEIDEKEKEYISNLIQAFDMGDDIINEMVEFAENPNPDVVKEMLGEINADPLMKKTFVVDCMMLAEKDGTLHENEKKFINTMYETFSFSEDEKSVLKKIAETVKNKDENKNLCVMIDILLL
- a CDS encoding DNA-directed RNA polymerase subunit alpha C-terminal domain-containing protein: MNKGSVDMKMEDTYQQTLRDVARKQKRDIRKLQESEKEIKKLKDQVLEKMEALFKELDLKVTADTTNKTRRKKGGGNEVKTYRFEAMFSCNNKEKLGKQKDLKKMKGIVKKVSAVGVGIKIEDHSEALVSPTEIQKNPVLQQKKCFRREMKFSSSMWKNTAVLCTPHNKEHTMKQILESLATGITALSLKNHPFKRKGLEKKLLYIYGMVIVAMADKKFHEKEKAYIAVLLNTLEISLKELQNILCTVENDPDHISEEVASFLLEENLNNRYYFMLEAITVAYIDEYIHENEIQIIEDFFRLLKMNKIQKKKLFDIHNCLRKKQFKTVRSWAERAGVKSDALIEYHETVCINIKLYKEIVQLPLSRRVKRILKRHNFFLLGDLIKSKNELKIIRGIGKKSYNEILNALKHNGISIDMVIDGYPDKDFFTILKQGTVTY
- a CDS encoding dynamin family protein, which translates into the protein MGHDAFKNMPKKEKTIPKNRYLENNDDGFNLLAQLISAESDVSAESEEILRDLENMVDKEFLELAMNNDCPRSAKIYSDLQKVYEDLVDVVNFPVLENTFTVAVGGGFSAGKSRFLNALLDEKNLLPTDTSPTTAIPTYILNGEENAVFALNQFQHRTEIDEEALHAISHAFNAAYNVTFSHILKRISVERTSIPYTNITFLDTPGYSKADDVIQRNNNTDEHIAKEHLRTADYLIWLVDIQNGTIPEPDINFILGLDYELEVLVVMNKADKKIESEVKKVVETARKDLKKNGIPTYDVIGFSSSKNIEYSESKTVLRDFLKK
- a CDS encoding patatin-like phospholipase family protein → MLKDFENRKIGLVFSGGGGKGAYQIGVWKALREYNIDKYVKAVAGTSVGALNSALFATIPCERAESIWKNISQDQILAWKPEKIITTIAASKIAGAAMLATHISPILLATAGFGWFSQDGLKRLIENSLDFDKFRDTIPVHVCATSFPQVSAEYRKINDLSPEEIKSWLLASAAIPIVFNPIEIEGQKYYDGGVLDNTPVQQVLEYNPEFVFVVHLANDANTERSRQQAGNKRIWNIVPSENVGGLIDGTMNFTPEKADKLIQAGYTETMKVLQDLYDFMLSEKRFTHNAELIGDQHNSFKTLISQNKMIRNAFPEKLITENEQMNSLEFTIAEWTGGYIEPAPLSVGDVSEVIEKQISDGEKAIIEDAVDTLIDEMKDNSDELIKEAFNGITTLAATPGKIRLLYNQGFWKRIWNNLTGKNQKIQGGINADFHRAIYANQKMIQKLSERSALTLEAMVGLGNKINLTMSHVNNLYGKQRLQNQALQKMREITGKAILALNDKIEKVSDRVKSLEGFKEIQIWRGSLSDNSRGKSIVEKVHYFVESYAADLPELKKEIPLPYFRSALREMEIIDRDLISPAVHISYIHEHKNDALFSSNNKYFPMNNQDRIFFPVLSGVQEYMDGHKSIEKVAEVMQKEYGSDILASVPAVDYVTEMIAYFNKDQKETKKKGYLGILKNLEKICRENNFDKTVERIQKTAQDIQSFKAKVPLIGRFSAGKSKLLNAWLNRDVLGVDTAPTTALATELHYGIEEKAVLHYSEGEEKTCEVAEIPKDPEECKQIEFVELYLNNPRLKLWKDIVIVDMPGIDSNTQAHTKAVGNYAKNSSFFIAVAAPADAFNASLLHFIDELDSYNVPLPSFILSRKYMTHNINKIQKEFSKEMEKRLLDPVFVGVVESDRKHKDINDFEKIIGDINDTMDDLVKRRFSEEIEQLQRDIANKLKALINTGNLPAKKIEADIETLTHEKVKMKRKFASVCEKVSREMVEDGSNEIIEEATKVVNANLHSIEAAYSSGSIESTITSLIRPILIRKIEEIRNKAAQELDIALGEARDNLKQYGGSPETLPAITSEPSGSKSATITVGAAGAGIGFMVGGPVGGIIGGLVGGVIGLFAGKKDREDESRNKAAAHQLALQSVRNIAATEMERQAQHLISEAGRQHEQMILEKEEELVEMKKSVETTKHEFEKKQISWKNELKQLGYGEI